A single region of the Sphingomonas sp. LY29 genome encodes:
- a CDS encoding LD-carboxypeptidase, with protein sequence MKIAVVAPSCPLSPIAAERVAAILAERGGAALMVHPQCFFSDGHFAGSDAARLAALREVMADETVDAVWFARGGYGSNRIAEAAMADLPPAARSKTYLGFSDGGFLLAAFDRAGLQVAHGPMVQDVLRDGGADAVRRALDWLIDRDPASLEGGLSPTRRSMAFNLTVLSSLLGTPLEPDFTGAELLIEDVAEHEYRIDRMMFHVTSSAAVARCAGIRLGRITEVPDNDPVFGKDAEAIVREWCGRSGIAYLGPADIGHDAANKVVPFRPALD encoded by the coding sequence ATGAAGATCGCCGTCGTCGCGCCCAGTTGCCCGCTCAGCCCGATCGCCGCCGAGCGCGTGGCCGCCATCCTCGCCGAGCGCGGCGGGGCAGCCCTAATGGTCCATCCTCAATGTTTCTTCTCCGACGGACACTTCGCCGGAAGCGATGCCGCGCGGTTGGCGGCACTGCGCGAGGTGATGGCCGACGAGACGGTGGACGCGGTCTGGTTTGCGCGCGGAGGCTATGGATCGAACCGGATTGCCGAGGCGGCGATGGCCGACCTGCCACCGGCGGCGCGGTCCAAGACGTATTTGGGCTTTTCGGACGGGGGCTTCCTGCTTGCCGCCTTCGACCGCGCTGGCCTGCAGGTCGCGCATGGGCCGATGGTGCAGGACGTGCTCCGGGACGGCGGAGCGGACGCGGTTCGCCGTGCGCTCGATTGGCTGATCGATCGCGACCCGGCATCGCTTGAGGGCGGACTTTCACCGACGCGGCGCTCGATGGCGTTTAACCTGACCGTCCTGTCGAGCCTGCTGGGCACACCGCTCGAACCGGACTTCACCGGTGCCGAGCTGCTGATCGAGGATGTCGCCGAGCATGAGTATCGGATCGACCGGATGATGTTCCACGTCACCAGCAGCGCGGCGGTCGCGCGATGCGCCGGCATCCGGCTGGGGCGCATCACCGAAGTGCCGGACAACGACCCGGTCTTCGGCAAGGACGCCGAAGCGATCGTTCGCGAGTGGTGCGGACGCAGCGGAATTGCCTATCTGGGGCCGGCCGATATCGGTCACGACGCGGCGAACAAGGTCGTCCCGTTCCGCCCTGCGCTCGACTGA
- a CDS encoding LemA family protein, whose amino-acid sequence MTAFSRTALIAPIAALSLAGCGLNSVPTAEENVNAKWADVQSEYQRRSDLIPNLVETVRGYAKQEASVLQQVTEARASAGRVTLSAEDLDDPAKVRAFNEAQNRLTQAIIPLQRLQEAYPDLKSNQNFLTLQSQIEGTENSILVSRRDYNEAVQAYNTRIRTFPDAIGAKIFYGAKPKVPFEAAAGAQEAPKVDFDTTG is encoded by the coding sequence ATGACTGCATTCTCTCGTACCGCTTTGATCGCACCGATTGCCGCGCTTAGCCTTGCCGGCTGCGGCCTCAATTCGGTTCCGACCGCCGAGGAAAACGTCAACGCCAAGTGGGCCGACGTTCAGAGCGAATATCAGCGCCGTTCCGATCTCATCCCGAACCTCGTCGAGACCGTTCGCGGTTATGCCAAGCAAGAAGCCAGCGTGCTCCAGCAGGTCACCGAGGCGCGTGCGAGCGCAGGCCGGGTGACGCTGAGCGCCGAGGACCTCGACGATCCCGCCAAGGTGCGCGCCTTCAACGAGGCGCAGAATCGCCTGACGCAGGCGATCATCCCGCTTCAGCGGCTGCAGGAAGCCTATCCCGACCTGAAGTCGAACCAGAACTTCCTGACGCTGCAGAGCCAGATCGAGGGCACCGAGAATTCGATCCTGGTGTCCCGCCGCGATTATAACGAGGCGGTGCAGGCCTATAACACCCGCATCCGGACCTTCCCCGACGCGATCGGCGCGAAGATCTTCTACGGCGCCAAGCCCAAGGTCCCGTTCGAAGCCGCTGCGGGCGCCCAGGAAGCGCCCAAGGTCGATTTCGACACGACGGGCTAA
- a CDS encoding SWIB/MDM2 domain-containing protein, with translation MAKAASSGTGRKAGGGLARPVTPSPELAAVVGSDPLPRSEVVSKVWDHIRKNNLQNPQNKREILADDKLKKVFGVDKCTMFEMNKHLSKHLS, from the coding sequence ATGGCAAAAGCAGCATCAAGCGGTACCGGTCGTAAAGCAGGTGGCGGTCTCGCCCGCCCGGTGACCCCGTCGCCCGAACTCGCAGCGGTGGTCGGATCGGACCCCTTGCCGCGCAGCGAAGTGGTGTCGAAGGTTTGGGATCACATCCGCAAGAATAACCTCCAGAATCCGCAGAATAAGCGGGAAATTCTGGCCGACGACAAACTGAAGAAAGTCTTCGGCGTCGACAAGTGCACGATGTTCGAAATGAACAAGCACCTGTCGAAGCACCTCAGCTAA
- a CDS encoding LytTR family DNA-binding domain-containing protein — MTEQRALKVLIADDEPLAAERLQMMLARIDSIHLVGTAHDGESAVRMAEALAPDLVLLDIAMPGLDGIEVARALSRQPVSPAVVFVTAFDQFAVAAFDVAAIDYLMKPVDTERLSRAIERAVDYIATRDAEGTPDEPATPSSPYLEEFWASDLTGLVRIATRDIDRVSAERDYMRLHVGNRSWLIHHSMTALEEGLDPERFVRLHRSAIVRRDFIAGFSRNASGRWIARLADGSEQPVGRLYADQVRTIAGR; from the coding sequence ATGACTGAGCAGCGCGCCTTGAAGGTCCTGATCGCCGACGACGAGCCACTCGCCGCCGAGCGATTGCAGATGATGCTGGCACGGATCGACTCGATCCACCTCGTCGGCACTGCGCATGACGGCGAAAGCGCCGTCCGGATGGCCGAGGCGCTAGCGCCCGATCTCGTCCTGCTCGACATCGCCATGCCGGGACTGGACGGGATCGAAGTCGCTCGCGCGCTGTCGCGACAGCCGGTTTCGCCGGCGGTCGTGTTCGTGACGGCGTTCGACCAGTTCGCGGTCGCGGCCTTCGACGTGGCCGCGATCGACTATCTGATGAAGCCGGTCGACACCGAACGGCTGTCACGCGCGATCGAGCGAGCCGTCGATTACATCGCGACCCGCGACGCCGAGGGCACGCCGGACGAGCCCGCCACGCCGTCGTCTCCCTATCTCGAGGAATTCTGGGCATCGGACCTGACCGGCCTGGTCCGAATCGCCACGCGCGACATCGACCGGGTGAGTGCGGAGCGCGATTATATGCGCCTGCACGTCGGCAATCGCAGCTGGCTGATCCATCATTCGATGACCGCGCTGGAGGAAGGCCTCGATCCCGAACGGTTCGTGCGCCTGCACCGGTCGGCGATCGTTCGCCGCGACTTCATCGCCGGCTTCAGCCGGAATGCCTCGGGTCGCTGGATCGCGCGGCTTGCCGACGGCAGCGAACAGCCGGTCGGCCGGCTCTACGCCGATCAGGTGCGGACGATTGCCGGACGATAA
- the mscL gene encoding large conductance mechanosensitive channel protein MscL encodes MLTEFKAFIARGNVLDLAVAVIIGAAFATITASLTDDVIMPVVGAIFGGLDFANYFTVLGPIPETFQGDPTSYAALKAAGVAVLGWGQFVTVVINFLILAFIIFLIVRYANRLIRRPDQAPAGPTEVELLSEIRDELRKRP; translated from the coding sequence ATGCTGACCGAATTCAAGGCCTTCATTGCCCGGGGCAACGTCCTCGACCTCGCCGTCGCCGTCATCATCGGCGCGGCCTTCGCCACCATTACTGCCAGCCTGACAGACGACGTCATCATGCCGGTTGTCGGCGCGATCTTCGGCGGGCTCGATTTCGCCAATTACTTCACCGTGCTCGGCCCGATCCCCGAAACCTTTCAGGGCGATCCGACCAGCTATGCCGCGCTGAAGGCGGCGGGCGTCGCGGTCCTCGGCTGGGGGCAGTTCGTGACCGTTGTGATCAACTTCCTGATCCTGGCGTTCATCATCTTCCTGATCGTCCGCTACGCCAACCGCCTGATTCGCCGTCCCGACCAAGCGCCCGCCGGTCCGACCGAGGTCGAATTGCTTAGCGAAATCCGCGACGAGCTACGCAAACGCCCGTAA
- a CDS encoding sensor histidine kinase gives MAALSAFSPHGRFADWRLATQSIIGFWAFYLVTVLLRGLMGPEAASAIAFRFLNAGVGLLLTFAIYIGLRLLAREGTVRRMAIVAAIASLPAALIMSVLSLKLATVSDPMGPSSRITTQEGVAIVQRGNNVRIVRQDGNELEVNLPPMEEIIASKLPRLIADGTVTWYFMFAAWCAFFIAMTEQRRTRIAETRLAAAETAAHAAQVRALRYQVNPHFLFNTLNSLSSLVMSGRSDRAENMLMALSTFFRTSLSIDPSADVSLAEEIRLQKLYLDIEKVRFPDRLHVTIDIPADLAEARVPALILQPIIENAIKYGVSVTTARVELTITAHRLDDGRMQLDIANQVADGQGRSRAVGNAPHQGTGLGLANVCQRLTAHYGAKADCRFGPIDGGYNVSIAIPVEDDD, from the coding sequence ATGGCTGCCCTTTCCGCATTTTCGCCGCACGGTCGCTTCGCCGACTGGCGGCTCGCAACGCAATCGATCATCGGCTTTTGGGCCTTTTATCTCGTCACCGTCCTGTTGCGCGGGTTGATGGGGCCGGAGGCTGCTTCCGCAATCGCGTTCCGCTTTCTCAACGCCGGGGTCGGCCTGTTGCTGACCTTTGCCATCTACATCGGGCTGCGATTACTCGCCCGCGAAGGCACCGTCCGGCGAATGGCGATCGTTGCCGCGATCGCGTCGCTTCCGGCGGCGCTGATCATGTCGGTGCTCAGCCTGAAGCTTGCGACCGTGTCCGATCCGATGGGCCCCTCCTCCCGCATCACGACGCAGGAAGGCGTGGCGATCGTCCAGCGAGGCAATAACGTCCGCATCGTCCGGCAGGACGGCAACGAGCTTGAGGTCAACCTGCCGCCGATGGAAGAAATCATCGCGAGCAAGCTTCCGCGCCTGATCGCCGACGGCACGGTCACCTGGTATTTTATGTTCGCGGCGTGGTGCGCCTTCTTCATCGCCATGACCGAACAGCGCCGCACCCGCATTGCAGAGACGCGCCTTGCCGCCGCCGAGACCGCCGCCCACGCGGCGCAGGTCAGGGCGCTGCGCTATCAGGTCAATCCGCACTTCCTGTTCAACACGCTCAACAGCCTGTCGTCGCTGGTCATGTCGGGCCGGTCGGATCGCGCCGAAAACATGCTGATGGCTCTATCGACCTTTTTCCGCACCAGCCTGTCGATCGACCCGTCTGCCGACGTCAGCTTGGCCGAGGAAATCCGGCTGCAGAAACTGTATCTCGATATCGAGAAAGTGCGTTTTCCGGATCGCCTTCACGTGACGATCGACATCCCCGCCGACTTGGCCGAAGCGCGGGTGCCGGCGCTGATCCTCCAGCCGATCATCGAAAACGCGATCAAGTACGGCGTGTCGGTCACGACGGCGCGGGTCGAATTGACCATCACGGCGCACCGGCTCGACGATGGTCGGATGCAGCTCGACATCGCCAACCAGGTCGCCGACGGACAGGGCCGCAGCCGCGCCGTCGGCAATGCCCCGCACCAGGGAACCGGCCTTGGCCTTGCCAACGTTTGCCAGCGATTGACCGCGCATTATGGCGCGAAGGCCGATTGTCGCTTCGGTCCGATCGACGGCGGCTATAATGTCTCGATCGCAATTCCCGTGGAGGACGATGACTGA
- a CDS encoding M16 family metallopeptidase, whose protein sequence is MRHLFGRSVILAALLPLSLSAIAQTPSVSANGWGVPATDVPADPAIRLGNLPNGMKYAIMRNGTPKGAASVRLRIGAGSLAEAENERGLAHFIEHMAFNGTTNVAEGEMVRILERQGLRFGPDTNALTGFDSTSYMLELPVADQARVDNALFLMREVASEVKFDPAAVDRERGVILGERRSREGFQLRQLIDQLGFTMPQALHARRLPIGTPQVLQTASAETMRALYRRYYRPENATLVVVGDIDPQAIEAKIKAKFADWRGVGPAGAKPAVGKIDFARPTAVDTFRNTNVATAVSVTVLRPYEEPIDTRAERRDSLLDSLGTAILSRRLTRLVNREDSPLIGASAGSGGFRDLAFSESLTVSAKDGAWADALAAAERELRSALANGFTAAELKRELARMETGFRTTAEQAGTRSNATLAATIAEASDDRAVLTNPAWRLAFFKEIQPTITLDAVNAAFREKWKGSAPLIHVSEKLPVTPAAIGMAWAEAQMRPLPAAVAAAADQAFAYEDFGQPGKVVSDTRIADLGIRTVRFANNVRLNIKKTDFEAGRVRFSVRMAGGQAALPQDKPGLNIMLSSLSTMAGTGRQSFEDIKEALAGRVYSAGSSVGPDAFSSGGATTPADLALQMKVSAAYLTDPGYRPEAAQRWSNIVPVIDKQFDSQPMSVFATRVPVILLNNDYRFGAPPAQALLQRNFAEARAAMTPLLADAPIEIGIVGDMDEDAAIAAVAASFGALPKRRDDGAIVDPRKVTLRADRSPIRLTHSGPADQALVAAFWPTDDDDDFRKEIGMGMLAQALDLMLTESIREQLGASYGVSVGSTMSDVYDDFGTLSASTVVAPDKIDEVEAAFDAATQSLRDKPIDQDLFNRVRAPILESLARSRRENGWWLGVAARAQGRAARLERVRQQEAIYAAMTPAELQRLAKQYLLPETLRRVRVVSVRTPNAGLITTAAR, encoded by the coding sequence TTGAGACATTTGTTCGGTCGATCGGTCATCCTGGCCGCGCTGCTCCCTCTCTCGCTGTCGGCGATCGCGCAGACCCCTTCGGTTTCGGCCAACGGCTGGGGGGTGCCGGCCACCGACGTGCCCGCCGATCCCGCGATCCGCCTCGGCAACCTTCCTAACGGGATGAAATATGCGATCATGCGCAACGGCACGCCCAAGGGCGCGGCGTCGGTGCGCCTGCGTATCGGTGCTGGCTCGCTTGCCGAGGCGGAGAATGAGCGCGGGCTGGCCCACTTCATCGAGCATATGGCCTTCAATGGCACCACCAATGTCGCCGAGGGCGAGATGGTGCGCATTCTCGAACGGCAGGGCCTGCGCTTCGGCCCCGACACGAACGCGCTGACGGGGTTCGATTCAACCAGTTACATGCTCGAGCTTCCGGTCGCCGACCAGGCGCGGGTAGACAACGCCCTTTTCCTGATGCGCGAGGTCGCCAGCGAGGTGAAGTTCGATCCTGCCGCGGTCGATCGCGAACGGGGCGTGATTCTCGGCGAACGGCGCAGCCGCGAAGGGTTTCAGCTTCGACAACTGATCGACCAACTCGGCTTCACCATGCCGCAGGCGCTGCACGCGCGGCGCCTGCCGATCGGTACGCCGCAAGTGCTGCAGACCGCCAGCGCGGAAACGATGCGCGCGCTCTATCGTCGCTATTATCGCCCCGAAAATGCGACCCTGGTGGTGGTCGGCGACATCGACCCGCAAGCGATCGAGGCCAAGATCAAGGCGAAGTTCGCCGACTGGCGCGGCGTCGGTCCTGCGGGCGCCAAACCCGCCGTCGGCAAGATCGACTTCGCGCGTCCGACCGCGGTCGACACCTTCCGCAATACCAATGTCGCCACGGCCGTGAGCGTCACGGTGCTGCGGCCTTACGAAGAACCGATCGACACCCGGGCTGAACGGCGCGACAGCCTCCTCGACAGCCTTGGCACCGCCATCCTCTCGCGACGGCTCACGCGGCTCGTCAACCGCGAGGATTCGCCGCTGATCGGTGCTTCGGCCGGATCGGGAGGATTTCGCGACCTCGCCTTCAGCGAAAGCCTGACGGTGAGCGCGAAGGACGGCGCGTGGGCGGATGCACTTGCCGCCGCAGAGAGGGAATTGCGCTCCGCGCTCGCCAATGGCTTCACCGCTGCCGAACTGAAGCGCGAACTGGCGCGCATGGAGACCGGTTTCCGGACGACCGCCGAACAGGCCGGCACGCGCAGCAATGCCACGCTCGCCGCCACCATCGCCGAGGCCAGCGACGACCGCGCGGTGCTGACCAATCCTGCCTGGCGCTTGGCCTTTTTCAAAGAAATTCAGCCGACGATCACGCTCGACGCCGTCAATGCGGCCTTCCGCGAGAAGTGGAAGGGAAGCGCGCCGCTGATCCACGTCAGCGAGAAATTGCCGGTGACCCCCGCCGCGATCGGGATGGCGTGGGCCGAGGCGCAGATGCGTCCTCTCCCCGCCGCCGTCGCGGCCGCCGCCGATCAGGCCTTCGCCTATGAGGACTTTGGCCAACCCGGCAAGGTCGTCAGCGATACGCGCATCGCCGACCTCGGCATCCGCACCGTCCGCTTTGCCAACAACGTGCGGCTCAACATCAAGAAAACCGATTTCGAAGCCGGGCGGGTACGTTTCTCGGTCAGGATGGCCGGAGGTCAGGCGGCGCTTCCGCAGGACAAGCCCGGGCTCAACATCATGTTGTCGTCGCTGTCGACCATGGCCGGGACCGGCCGCCAGTCGTTCGAGGATATCAAGGAAGCGCTGGCCGGCCGCGTCTACTCGGCCGGAAGCTCGGTCGGGCCCGATGCCTTTTCTTCCGGCGGCGCGACCACGCCCGCCGACCTCGCGCTCCAGATGAAGGTCAGCGCGGCCTATCTCACCGATCCCGGCTATCGCCCCGAGGCGGCGCAGCGCTGGTCGAACATCGTGCCCGTGATCGATAAGCAGTTCGACAGCCAGCCGATGTCGGTGTTCGCGACGCGCGTTCCCGTCATCCTGCTCAACAACGATTATCGTTTCGGCGCGCCGCCCGCCCAGGCGCTGCTGCAGCGCAATTTCGCCGAGGCGCGTGCGGCGATGACGCCGTTGCTGGCCGATGCGCCGATCGAAATCGGGATCGTCGGCGACATGGATGAGGACGCCGCGATCGCCGCCGTCGCCGCCAGTTTCGGCGCGCTGCCGAAGCGTCGCGACGATGGCGCGATTGTGGATCCGCGCAAGGTGACGCTCCGTGCCGATCGCTCGCCGATCCGCCTCACTCACTCCGGCCCGGCCGATCAGGCGCTTGTCGCTGCTTTCTGGCCGACCGACGACGACGACGACTTCCGCAAGGAAATCGGGATGGGAATGCTCGCTCAGGCGCTCGACCTGATGCTGACCGAATCGATCCGTGAACAATTGGGCGCCAGCTACGGCGTTAGCGTCGGATCGACGATGTCCGACGTCTACGACGATTTCGGCACGTTGTCGGCCAGCACCGTCGTTGCGCCTGACAAGATCGACGAGGTCGAGGCCGCGTTCGATGCCGCGACCCAATCGCTGCGCGACAAGCCGATCGACCAGGATCTGTTCAATCGCGTCCGCGCCCCGATCCTCGAATCGCTTGCCCGCAGCCGCCGCGAAAATGGCTGGTGGCTGGGCGTAGCCGCCCGCGCGCAGGGCCGCGCCGCCCGGCTGGAACGCGTCCGACAGCAGGAGGCGATTTACGCCGCGATGACACCGGCCGAGCTGCAGCGGCTGGCGAAGCAATATCTCCTTCCCGAAACGCTTCGCCGGGTGCGGGTCGTCAGCGTGCGGACCCCCAATGCAGGGCTGATCACTACCGCGGCGCGATAG
- the purC gene encoding phosphoribosylaminoimidazolesuccinocarboxamide synthase gives MARRRQIYEGKAKILYEGPEPGTLIQYFKDDATAFNAQKRGTINGKGVLNNRISEHIFTSLATIGVPTHFIRRVNMREQLIRQVEIIPIEVVIRNVAAGSLSKRLGIEEGTQLPRTIIEYYYKDDALGDPLIADEHIACFGWANQDEMNDIADMAIRVNDFMCGMFAGIGIRLIDFKLEFGRVWDGDFARVILADEISPDGCRLWDMKTNEKLDKDRFRQSLGGEAEAYQEVARRLGLLPEEGEENAVLDLDSHRKKRGK, from the coding sequence ATGGCTCGACGCCGCCAGATCTACGAAGGCAAGGCTAAGATCCTCTATGAGGGTCCCGAGCCCGGTACGCTCATCCAGTATTTCAAGGACGACGCGACCGCCTTCAACGCGCAGAAGCGCGGCACGATCAACGGCAAGGGCGTGCTCAACAACCGGATCTCGGAGCACATCTTTACGTCGCTCGCGACGATCGGGGTGCCGACCCATTTCATCCGCCGGGTCAACATGCGCGAGCAGCTGATCCGCCAGGTCGAGATCATCCCGATCGAGGTCGTCATCCGCAACGTCGCCGCGGGTTCGCTGTCGAAGCGCCTGGGGATCGAGGAAGGCACCCAGCTTCCGCGCACGATCATCGAATATTATTACAAGGACGATGCGCTTGGCGATCCGCTGATCGCGGACGAGCATATCGCCTGCTTCGGCTGGGCCAATCAGGACGAGATGAACGACATCGCCGACATGGCGATCCGCGTGAACGACTTCATGTGCGGGATGTTCGCCGGGATCGGCATCCGCCTGATCGACTTCAAGCTGGAATTCGGCCGGGTCTGGGACGGCGATTTCGCGCGCGTGATCCTTGCCGACGAAATCTCTCCCGACGGCTGCCGTCTGTGGGACATGAAGACCAACGAGAAGCTCGACAAGGATCGCTTCCGTCAAAGTCTCGGCGGCGAAGCCGAAGCTTATCAGGAAGTCGCCCGTCGGCTCGGCCTCCTCCCTGAAGAGGGCGAAGAAAACGCCGTCCTCGACCTGGACTCGCACCGCAAGAAACGCGGCAAGTGA
- a CDS encoding extensin family protein — protein MPKPRSARIGCWLTILLLVGALFLGWREYQRVVVEEPERFPWTPLSLDDPVGPFTGRKLAALTDDGPACKALLDAAGFAEVAAPPRSAEGGQCGYDDGVRLTPETDRSIDFRPDGLVTACPVAAALAIWEHDVVQLAARRHFDSRVTRIDHAGSYSCRRLYGRSDGPFSEHATADAVDIVAFRLADGRRITLLGNWNGKVDEKAFLRDVRDGACDLFSTVLSPDYNAAHADHLHFDQASRGATGWRGCR, from the coding sequence GTGCCTAAACCCCGCAGCGCCCGGATCGGATGCTGGCTGACGATCCTCCTGTTGGTGGGCGCACTCTTCCTCGGGTGGCGCGAATATCAGCGGGTGGTGGTCGAAGAGCCCGAACGCTTCCCCTGGACGCCGCTAAGCCTCGACGATCCGGTGGGGCCCTTTACCGGTCGCAAGCTCGCCGCGCTCACCGACGACGGTCCGGCGTGCAAAGCCCTACTGGACGCTGCCGGCTTCGCGGAGGTCGCCGCCCCGCCCCGGTCGGCCGAAGGCGGCCAGTGCGGTTACGACGACGGCGTGCGCCTGACGCCCGAAACCGACCGGTCGATCGATTTCCGGCCCGATGGACTGGTCACCGCCTGCCCGGTCGCGGCGGCACTGGCGATCTGGGAACACGATGTGGTCCAGCTCGCCGCGCGTCGCCATTTCGACAGCCGCGTCACGCGCATCGACCATGCGGGAAGCTACAGTTGCCGGCGTCTCTACGGGCGCAGCGACGGCCCGTTCAGCGAGCATGCCACCGCCGATGCGGTCGACATCGTCGCTTTCCGCCTGGCCGACGGCCGCCGCATCACCCTTCTCGGCAACTGGAACGGCAAGGTGGACGAAAAAGCCTTTCTTCGCGACGTTCGCGATGGCGCCTGCGACCTGTTCTCCACCGTCCTGTCGCCCGATTATAATGCGGCGCATGCCGACCATCTTCACTTCGATCAGGCATCTCGCGGCGCGACCGGTTGGCGCGGCTGCCGCTGA
- a CDS encoding glutamate ligase domain-containing protein, which produces MTNRYYFCGVGGSGMLPLAAIQRAQGSDVAGSDRSLDAGRLGAKFDYLRSLGVSLYPQDGSGLVTGDTLVTSAAVESSIPDVVRARELGLEHVTRPQLLARLLNDAQVSVAIGGTSGKSTVTGMIGFILHELGRRPTVMNGAVMKNFVTDDAPFASALVGDPGLFVSEVDESDGSIALYRPTVAVLGNISLDHKTMDELRGLFAGFLEAADKAVVNLDDPESRALAEAVPADRRVGFGFDSPGAAVSGRNLSLSADGLTFSVQTSGDSTEVSLSLPGRHNAQNALAALAAVVALDVPVADAAAALTGFAGLKRRLETVGVARGVTVIDDFAHNPDKIAATLATLTHRPGRLLVIFQPHGYGPIAKMGDDLAATFAKGLRADDRLYLSDPVYQGGTVDRSKGSEWLASAISDAGGNAIHIAERAAIGDKLVREAAEGDTIAILGARDDTLSEFAAEIVARLGA; this is translated from the coding sequence ATGACCAATCGATATTATTTCTGCGGCGTCGGCGGCAGCGGAATGCTGCCCCTCGCCGCCATCCAGCGCGCACAGGGTTCCGATGTCGCAGGATCGGACCGCTCGCTCGACGCCGGCCGCCTGGGCGCGAAATTCGACTATCTCCGCTCGCTCGGGGTCTCGCTGTATCCGCAGGACGGGTCGGGCCTGGTTACGGGCGATACGCTGGTTACCTCCGCGGCGGTCGAATCCTCGATCCCCGACGTGGTCAGAGCGCGCGAACTCGGTCTGGAGCATGTCACCCGCCCGCAATTGCTGGCGCGACTGCTGAACGACGCACAGGTTAGCGTCGCCATCGGCGGGACCAGCGGCAAGTCGACTGTGACCGGGATGATCGGCTTCATCCTTCACGAGCTCGGTCGCCGCCCGACCGTGATGAACGGCGCCGTGATGAAGAATTTCGTGACCGACGACGCGCCCTTCGCATCGGCGCTGGTCGGCGATCCGGGGCTGTTCGTCAGCGAGGTCGACGAAAGCGACGGTTCGATCGCGCTCTATCGACCGACCGTTGCGGTGCTGGGCAACATCAGCCTCGATCACAAGACGATGGATGAGTTACGCGGGTTGTTCGCCGGTTTTCTCGAGGCGGCCGACAAAGCCGTTGTTAATCTCGACGATCCCGAAAGCCGCGCGCTGGCCGAAGCGGTGCCGGCGGATCGGCGGGTCGGTTTCGGCTTCGATAGTCCCGGCGCCGCGGTCAGCGGCCGCAACCTGTCGCTGTCCGCCGACGGCCTGACCTTTAGCGTCCAGACTAGCGGCGACAGCACAGAGGTCAGCCTCTCGCTCCCGGGGCGCCACAATGCGCAGAATGCGTTGGCGGCGCTCGCCGCCGTCGTGGCGCTAGACGTTCCGGTGGCCGATGCAGCAGCGGCCCTAACCGGCTTTGCAGGCCTCAAGCGGCGGCTGGAGACGGTCGGCGTCGCACGCGGCGTGACGGTGATCGACGATTTCGCGCACAATCCCGACAAGATCGCCGCGACGCTTGCCACCCTGACCCATCGTCCCGGCCGCCTGCTGGTGATTTTCCAGCCGCACGGATACGGTCCCATCGCCAAGATGGGCGACGACCTTGCCGCCACCTTTGCCAAGGGTCTTCGCGCCGACGACCGGCTCTACCTCAGTGATCCCGTCTATCAGGGCGGAACGGTCGACCGGTCGAAAGGATCGGAATGGCTCGCCAGCGCTATCAGCGATGCCGGCGGCAACGCCATTCACATCGCCGAACGCGCCGCCATCGGAGACAAACTCGTTCGTGAAGCGGCAGAAGGCGACACGATCGCGATCCTTGGCGCGCGCGACGACACCCTCAGCGAATTCGCCGCGGAGATCGTCGCGCGTCTGGGTGCATAG
- a CDS encoding NUDIX hydrolase yields the protein MHDDAIPAATLIVWRDPTPTFADPRILVVERSSRMAFAAGATVFPGGRVDNADRRFAAELGSPDEAAKITAIRETVEESAVLVAADAAPEAGPELQRRLLAGDDFADAIATMGLRLDLDLLVPFARWMPAFKQPRKFDTIFYLAPSPKGDWPTTPQPGECVAAEWASPEDILKRIERGDAHAIFPTKRNLERLARHRLLTAAIEDAKDHSLDTIIPWVEDIDGVPHVRIPGDRGYPILFEPLTTAFRA from the coding sequence ATGCACGACGACGCCATTCCCGCCGCCACCCTGATCGTCTGGCGCGACCCCACTCCCACTTTCGCCGATCCGCGAATTCTCGTAGTGGAGCGGTCGTCGCGCATGGCTTTCGCGGCTGGCGCGACCGTTTTTCCCGGCGGCCGGGTGGATAACGCCGACCGTCGATTCGCTGCGGAACTGGGCTCGCCCGATGAGGCGGCCAAGATCACCGCGATTCGCGAAACGGTCGAGGAGAGCGCGGTGTTGGTCGCTGCGGACGCCGCTCCCGAGGCCGGTCCCGAACTTCAGCGGCGACTACTCGCCGGCGACGACTTCGCCGACGCGATCGCGACGATGGGGCTGCGCCTCGACCTCGACCTGCTCGTGCCGTTCGCGCGATGGATGCCGGCATTCAAGCAGCCACGGAAGTTCGACACGATCTTCTATCTGGCGCCCTCGCCTAAGGGCGATTGGCCGACCACGCCACAACCCGGCGAGTGCGTCGCCGCCGAGTGGGCATCGCCAGAAGACATTCTGAAGCGGATCGAGCGCGGCGACGCCCACGCGATCTTCCCGACCAAACGTAACCTGGAACGGCTGGCGCGGCATCGCCTGCTGACCGCCGCGATCGAAGATGCGAAGGATCACTCGCTCGATACAATCATCCCGTGGGTCGAGGACATCGACGGCGTGCCTCACGTCCGCATTCCCGGCGATCGCGGCTATCCGATCTTGTTCGAACCGCTCACGACCGCCTTTCGTGCCTAA